In a single window of the Tachyglossus aculeatus isolate mTacAcu1 chromosome 14, mTacAcu1.pri, whole genome shotgun sequence genome:
- the LOC119936947 gene encoding synaptonemal complex protein 3-like, which yields MSTSGENPTVTSDETIIKDEKDEGAFQEEENKDLRGSQEDVEKGQTSVADEAETKNPGDIPREIDEVYTWVEIQSLMDGFEGHTSRILLEVMKRLGQYIKSSLQMNTQNIGQHEQEEREETEEESFQKFLNAFQEDDEAVQIFEDLYNSATEKKENEIILTNAQNEMEKH from the exons ATGTCAACCAGCGGGGAAAACCCTACTGTGACATCTGATGAAACCATTATTAAGGATGAGAAGGATGAAGGTGCCTTtcaggaagaagaaaataaagaTCTGAGAGGATCTCAGGAGGATGTTGAAAAAG GTCAGACTTCAGTAGCTGATGAGGCTGAAACAAAAAATCCCGGAGATATTCCTCGTGAAATTGATGAGGTATACACGTG GGTTGAAATCCAAAGTTTGATGGATGGATTTGAAG GTCATACTAGCAGGATTCTTCTTGAGGTGATGAAAAGATTGGGACAATATATTAAATCTTCACTCCAAATGAATACCCAGAATATTGGGCAACATGAGCAAGAAGAAAG GGAAGAGACCGAAGAGGAATCTTTCCAGAAGTTCCTGAATGCGTTTCAGGAAGACGACGAGGCAGTTCAGATATTCGAGGATTTGTACAACAGT GCTACtgagaaaaaggaaaatgaaatcatTTTGACAAATGcacaaaatgaaatggaaaaacaTTAG